Proteins encoded together in one Planctomycetaceae bacterium window:
- a CDS encoding alpha/beta hydrolase: MIRTAWQILLIGAVAAECCCICTAGGPIPTVRRAADPLSQTCLMPFAGDFRVPEDAGLPAETVHFENELGIKLRGWYLPAEGSQQTVVFCMGNTGNISIMLPYARILHGGGFDVLLFDYQGYGESEGQASVFSLQGDVRSAFDFVSAKTGRSSDQIGMFGVSLGSVLAMSVAAEKQAAAIAVEDVFIPSEMLDTMLEQDQATNAATKTMLRAMSGLLLSGVNPLVTVKGLKGPLFLIHGVHDRLLPPSATLRVAEASTQPTRVWMMQDTGHAPESLEVNEIEYAAQLQKFFREAFRGDVKDPALSYETKPEGNEFIVRATLEPPAGSDTGRSLQLAVCDRDGRFQFHRCTCRETETFAWKVPFQPTDVTVVEFCECDPASGDAWQPRLSGYSKALADYRSLAVDVFGSEEEAERLVQWQGNSFVWRPGEYPSRAAATVRSKLPAASDVPARIRPRYARLLARLQCWPGSEPAESDQDLSFAEAMLAYCPPDPDDYYELGNARIDLGFRDVAVARALYRLAEQRLANGRVEEGRDLLRRYLQVLPEWNRTTLNEERISKISTVADLKARPRRLRGLQQSQQREAAR; encoded by the coding sequence GTGATTCGCACCGCATGGCAAATACTTCTGATTGGGGCGGTAGCGGCCGAATGCTGCTGCATTTGCACAGCGGGCGGGCCGATTCCCACGGTGCGTCGAGCGGCGGATCCGCTGAGCCAGACGTGCCTGATGCCGTTCGCCGGTGATTTCCGAGTGCCCGAAGATGCCGGTTTGCCGGCCGAAACGGTTCACTTCGAAAACGAACTGGGGATCAAACTTCGCGGCTGGTATTTGCCGGCCGAAGGTTCGCAGCAGACCGTCGTGTTCTGCATGGGCAACACCGGCAACATTTCGATCATGCTGCCGTACGCCAGAATCCTGCACGGCGGCGGGTTCGATGTGCTGTTGTTCGATTATCAGGGGTACGGTGAAAGCGAAGGACAGGCGTCGGTTTTTTCGCTGCAGGGTGACGTGCGGAGTGCGTTTGATTTCGTGTCCGCAAAGACGGGCCGGTCGTCCGATCAGATCGGCATGTTTGGCGTCTCGCTGGGATCCGTGCTGGCCATGTCGGTCGCGGCGGAAAAACAGGCCGCCGCGATTGCTGTGGAAGATGTGTTCATCCCCTCGGAAATGCTGGACACCATGCTGGAACAGGATCAGGCGACCAATGCGGCCACGAAAACGATGCTGCGTGCGATGAGTGGTCTGCTGCTGTCCGGCGTCAATCCTCTGGTAACCGTCAAGGGACTGAAGGGGCCGCTGTTTCTGATTCACGGCGTCCATGATCGGCTGTTGCCGCCGTCGGCCACGCTGCGTGTTGCGGAAGCCAGCACGCAGCCGACTCGAGTCTGGATGATGCAGGACACCGGGCACGCTCCGGAATCGCTTGAAGTGAACGAGATCGAATACGCGGCGCAGCTTCAGAAATTCTTCCGGGAAGCCTTCCGCGGCGACGTGAAGGACCCCGCGCTCAGCTACGAGACAAAGCCGGAGGGGAACGAATTCATCGTCCGAGCCACTCTTGAGCCGCCGGCGGGCAGTGACACGGGGCGTTCGCTGCAACTTGCGGTCTGCGATCGCGACGGACGATTTCAGTTTCATCGCTGCACCTGCCGCGAAACGGAAACCTTCGCCTGGAAAGTCCCGTTTCAGCCAACTGACGTGACGGTTGTCGAGTTCTGTGAATGCGATCCCGCCAGCGGCGATGCCTGGCAGCCCCGGCTGTCGGGTTATTCAAAGGCTCTGGCTGACTATCGGTCGCTGGCGGTCGACGTCTTTGGCAGCGAAGAAGAAGCGGAACGGCTGGTTCAATGGCAGGGCAATTCCTTCGTCTGGCGACCCGGCGAGTACCCGTCTCGGGCCGCTGCCACGGTGCGCTCGAAACTGCCGGCCGCATCGGATGTGCCCGCTCGCATTCGTCCCCGATATGCCAGACTTCTGGCAAGACTGCAGTGCTGGCCGGGGTCGGAGCCCGCGGAGTCAGATCAGGACCTGTCGTTCGCCGAGGCAATGCTGGCGTATTGCCCGCCGGATCCGGACGACTACTACGAATTGGGGAATGCTCGCATTGATCTGGGATTCCGGGACGTGGCTGTTGCCCGCGCGCTGTACCGGCTGGCCGAACAGCGGCTGGCGAATGGCCGCGTCGAAGAAGGTCGCGACCTGTTGCGACGCTATCTGCAGGTGCTTCCGGAGTGGAATCGCACCACGCTGAATGAGGAACGGATCTCGAAGATATCGACGGTCGCGGACCTGAAAGCGCGTCCCCGCCGCCTGCGGGGTTTGCAGCAGTCGCAACAACGGGAGGCGGCGCGATGA
- a CDS encoding sulfatase, whose product MIRQIVTTFALLIYAARVLAADRPNVVLFIADDVSWNDYGCYGNEAARTPNIDSLAATGIRFNNAFLTASSCSPSRSSIITGRYPHNNGKAAELHKPISVHLPWFPEILRDAGYYTALSGKHHMTTTKPATGQPPRPVPFDHVDNGRSDPNSGGHANWVEVTRQRPRDRPFFFWFASYDAHRDWDGDQQWDTDRYGAAHRPDDVIVPPFLSDDAQTRQDLASYYNEVTRFDYYVGQVVEELRRQGQLDNTLILVMADNGRPFPRAKTRLHDSGMKTALVAHWPNGITDAGTVSDSLVSTIDLAPTILNIAGCRVPPTVKGVSMQPLFADPHATIRDYVFSEHNWHDYEAHGRSVRTKDLLLIRNFRTQQPWQGPADSVRSPSHQNLRKLRQSGGLTAAQSDVFLAPRPEVELYDTKSDPFQLQNLAGRADRSATRSELLAVLERWMEATHDSVPEQLSVDEFDRETGERLKNARADLATGVTPGEDRGADHVNDPGPR is encoded by the coding sequence GTGATTCGTCAAATCGTGACGACGTTCGCGCTCCTGATTTACGCGGCACGCGTCCTGGCCGCTGACCGTCCGAATGTTGTTCTGTTTATTGCTGACGATGTGAGCTGGAACGATTATGGGTGTTACGGGAATGAAGCCGCTCGGACTCCCAATATCGATTCGCTGGCGGCGACAGGCATTCGCTTCAATAACGCGTTTCTGACGGCCAGCAGTTGCAGCCCGTCTCGCAGCAGCATCATTACCGGGCGGTATCCGCACAACAACGGGAAGGCGGCGGAACTGCACAAGCCGATCTCCGTGCATCTGCCGTGGTTTCCCGAGATTCTGCGAGACGCCGGGTACTACACGGCCTTGTCCGGCAAGCATCACATGACCACCACCAAACCGGCGACCGGTCAGCCACCGCGGCCGGTTCCCTTCGATCATGTGGACAACGGTCGTTCTGATCCGAACTCCGGTGGCCACGCGAATTGGGTGGAAGTCACCAGGCAGCGTCCGCGGGATCGGCCGTTCTTTTTCTGGTTTGCTTCGTACGACGCTCACCGCGACTGGGACGGTGATCAACAGTGGGACACCGATCGCTACGGTGCTGCGCACAGGCCCGATGACGTGATCGTTCCGCCGTTTCTCTCGGACGACGCTCAGACGCGGCAGGACCTGGCGTCGTACTACAACGAAGTCACGCGATTCGACTATTACGTCGGCCAGGTTGTGGAGGAACTGCGACGTCAGGGCCAGCTTGACAACACGCTGATTCTGGTCATGGCGGACAACGGCCGGCCGTTTCCGCGGGCGAAGACCAGGCTGCATGATTCCGGGATGAAAACGGCGCTGGTGGCTCACTGGCCGAACGGTATCACGGACGCCGGAACCGTCAGCGACAGTCTGGTGAGTACGATCGATCTGGCTCCGACGATTCTGAACATTGCCGGCTGCCGGGTTCCGCCGACCGTGAAGGGAGTGTCGATGCAGCCGCTGTTCGCGGACCCGCACGCCACGATTCGCGACTATGTGTTTTCTGAACACAACTGGCACGACTATGAGGCTCACGGTCGCAGTGTGCGGACGAAAGACTTGCTGCTGATCCGCAACTTTCGGACTCAGCAGCCGTGGCAGGGACCGGCGGATTCCGTGCGTTCGCCGTCGCACCAGAATCTGCGAAAGCTGCGACAAAGCGGGGGGCTCACGGCGGCGCAAAGCGACGTCTTTCTGGCACCTCGCCCCGAGGTGGAACTGTACGACACAAAGTCCGATCCGTTTCAACTGCAGAATCTGGCGGGCCGCGCGGACCGTTCTGCCACGCGATCCGAGTTGCTGGCTGTTCTTGAACGCTGGATGGAAGCGACTCACGACAGCGTTCCGGAACAGCTCAGCGTCGACGAATTCGACCGCGAAACCGGCGAACGACTGAAGAACGCTCGGGCTGATCTTGCCACAGGCGTGACTCCGGGCGAAGATCGCGGAGCGGATCACGTCAACGATCCGGGGCCACGGTAG
- a CDS encoding lactate racemase domain-containing protein, whose translation MPETTTLRSGTIRVDLLLGDNAFVPFASSAAGAAIIDEALVAPLELPPLNDCVVPGDRVVIVADPETPLLPEILTSVWERLAVAMGSEISATILLPPDPTGRDWQAFQELLPEHLRRQIPVHIHNPDDESGRSYLASSAGGERIYLSTQLIDADFIVNVGMIGFSGVLGYGGTTSSIYPALSDAGAIRSARRTGHIELTPDDKRPLRELVDEIGWLLGLQFAVQIIPASDGGVARVISGAIGPVMRAGQTALNDNWRITHDSDVELVVVSVPGQRQEFDWKHIGAALATASKLVAEDGRIVVVADCEAPHGPGLQMLRRCREPEELLRPLSLEPPVDAVESVQLIRALQRARVYLLSHLPEDLVEDLGLLAMSSAGELQRLVDSAESVAVIANANYAWAEIQVPV comes from the coding sequence ATGCCTGAAACCACGACACTGCGTTCCGGTACCATCCGAGTTGACTTGTTGCTTGGCGACAATGCGTTCGTTCCGTTCGCATCGTCAGCGGCTGGTGCGGCGATCATCGATGAGGCGCTGGTGGCTCCGCTGGAGCTGCCGCCGCTGAACGACTGCGTTGTGCCGGGGGACCGAGTTGTCATTGTCGCCGACCCGGAAACTCCGCTGCTGCCGGAGATTCTGACATCGGTGTGGGAGCGGCTGGCAGTTGCCATGGGAAGCGAGATTTCCGCCACCATCCTGTTGCCGCCGGACCCGACGGGACGCGACTGGCAGGCGTTTCAGGAACTGCTGCCCGAACATCTGCGACGACAGATTCCCGTCCACATCCACAATCCGGACGATGAAAGCGGGCGCAGCTATCTTGCGAGCTCTGCCGGCGGCGAAAGAATCTACCTGTCGACTCAACTGATTGACGCCGACTTTATAGTCAACGTGGGGATGATCGGGTTCAGCGGTGTTCTTGGCTACGGAGGAACCACCAGCAGCATCTATCCGGCGTTATCTGATGCTGGCGCGATTCGGAGTGCCCGGCGAACCGGGCACATCGAACTGACTCCCGATGACAAGCGTCCGCTGCGCGAACTGGTCGACGAAATCGGCTGGCTGCTGGGACTGCAGTTTGCCGTGCAGATCATTCCCGCGTCGGACGGCGGCGTTGCCCGGGTGATCTCCGGAGCCATCGGTCCGGTGATGCGAGCGGGGCAGACTGCTCTGAACGACAACTGGCGGATCACTCACGATAGCGACGTCGAACTGGTGGTCGTGTCCGTTCCCGGCCAGCGACAGGAATTCGACTGGAAACACATCGGTGCCGCGCTGGCGACAGCTTCGAAGCTGGTGGCGGAGGACGGCCGGATCGTGGTGGTCGCGGATTGCGAAGCCCCGCACGGACCGGGACTGCAGATGCTCCGCCGATGCCGCGAACCGGAGGAATTGCTGCGGCCGCTGAGCCTTGAGCCGCCGGTCGACGCCGTCGAATCCGTGCAGCTGATTCGAGCCCTGCAGCGAGCTCGCGTGTATCTGCTCAGTCACCTGCCGGAGGATCTGGTTGAAGATCTGGGATTGCTCGCGATGTCATCCGCCGGCGAACTTCAGCGTCTGGTGGATTCCGCGGAATCCGTCGCCGTCATCGCCAACGCCAACTACGCCTGGGCAGAAATCCAGGTACCGGTATAA
- a CDS encoding VCBS repeat-containing protein has product MQSNAVRLCVAAVTAVTLMGSQRASGEPPATSAVSFTKLQLTDRYYCDGITVADIDSDGNVDVIAGPFWYSGPDFQTAHEFYEAVPLLPEPSPSNSMFSFVHDFSGDGRPDILVLGRVHMHEAKWYENPGSDDAGLWTDHFAFERVRGESPALVDLDGNGIPQVICHWDGRWGSIEPNPQQPTQPWTFRPIGANEDWPQFYHGQGTGDVNADGRTDFVINDGWYEQPEDTGSEDWKFHRGRFSLDRGGAQMFVDDVDGDGDQDVVSALNAHEWGLAWFEQVKPDDGTDEKDDQLRTIGDRAFRQHLIMGDRSNEATFGVAFSQPHALAYADIDGDGHRDIVTGKRLWAHGPTGDVEPNAEPVLYWFRWSRDENGGVRFVPQKIDDRSGVGTQLTVADINADGRNDVLTVSKLGTFVFLQTHPHN; this is encoded by the coding sequence ATGCAGTCGAATGCTGTTCGGCTTTGTGTTGCGGCAGTGACAGCGGTCACTTTGATGGGCAGCCAGCGCGCGTCCGGTGAGCCTCCGGCGACGAGCGCCGTTTCCTTCACGAAGCTGCAGCTTACGGATCGGTATTACTGCGACGGCATTACGGTCGCGGACATCGACAGTGACGGGAATGTCGATGTCATTGCCGGGCCGTTCTGGTATTCGGGACCGGATTTTCAAACAGCGCACGAGTTCTATGAGGCGGTTCCTCTGCTGCCGGAACCAAGTCCCAGCAACAGCATGTTCAGCTTTGTGCATGACTTCAGCGGGGACGGACGGCCCGACATTCTGGTGCTGGGCCGAGTCCACATGCACGAAGCGAAGTGGTACGAAAACCCGGGCAGCGATGATGCCGGGCTGTGGACCGATCACTTCGCCTTTGAACGCGTTCGCGGCGAATCGCCGGCACTGGTCGATCTTGACGGTAACGGAATTCCTCAGGTGATCTGTCACTGGGACGGTCGCTGGGGATCCATCGAACCGAATCCGCAGCAGCCGACTCAGCCCTGGACGTTCAGGCCGATCGGAGCGAACGAAGACTGGCCGCAGTTCTATCACGGCCAGGGAACCGGCGACGTGAATGCCGACGGCCGCACAGACTTCGTCATCAACGATGGCTGGTACGAACAGCCGGAGGATACGGGCAGTGAAGACTGGAAGTTCCACCGCGGCAGATTTTCGCTCGATCGGGGCGGCGCTCAGATGTTTGTTGACGATGTCGACGGTGACGGTGACCAGGATGTTGTCTCAGCGCTGAATGCTCACGAATGGGGACTTGCATGGTTCGAACAGGTTAAACCGGACGACGGGACTGACGAGAAAGACGACCAACTGCGAACAATCGGTGACCGCGCATTTCGGCAGCACCTGATCATGGGCGACCGGTCGAATGAAGCGACGTTCGGTGTCGCGTTCAGTCAGCCGCACGCCCTGGCCTATGCCGATATTGATGGTGACGGCCACCGGGACATCGTGACCGGAAAACGCCTCTGGGCTCACGGTCCCACGGGCGATGTCGAACCGAATGCCGAACCGGTGTTGTACTGGTTTCGCTGGAGTCGCGATGAAAATGGCGGCGTGCGATTCGTTCCGCAAAAGATCGACGACAGGTCAGGCGTGGGCACGCAACTGACTGTGGCCGACATCAACGCCGACGGCCGAAACGACGTTCTGACCGTATCAAAGCTGGGGACGTTCGTGTTCCTGCAGACCCATCCACACAACTGA
- a CDS encoding NAD(P)-dependent oxidoreductase, translating to MADRLTTGIIGLGLLGSVLAEKLLRHGTDVAGFDTRESQREMLAAAGGTACGSPGDVFEQCGTVFLSLPNSDIVAAVVDEVSPQFASGQIVIDTTTGDPEQMISTGRRLGGFGVRYIEATIAGSSSQLRSGTAVMFLGGSADAIAAASPLLAAVAERRFHLGDAGAASRFKLVHNLVLGLHRAVLAEGLTFGEALGFAPSQVLEILRQTPAASAVMESKGRKMVERDFEAQARLSQHLKDVRLILSEAGKYDAATPLSERHRELLDRAVELGYGDADNSAVIEAFRSRSSERHRLT from the coding sequence ATGGCTGACCGTCTGACAACTGGAATCATCGGTCTCGGGCTGCTGGGAAGCGTGCTGGCGGAGAAGTTGCTGAGACACGGGACGGATGTCGCGGGCTTCGATACTCGCGAGTCTCAGCGCGAGATGCTGGCGGCTGCCGGAGGCACGGCGTGCGGCTCTCCCGGCGATGTCTTCGAACAATGCGGGACGGTGTTTCTGAGTCTGCCGAACAGTGACATCGTCGCGGCGGTCGTGGACGAAGTCTCGCCGCAATTTGCTTCCGGTCAGATCGTGATTGACACGACGACCGGTGACCCGGAACAGATGATTTCCACTGGCAGGCGGCTCGGCGGTTTTGGTGTGCGGTACATCGAAGCGACGATTGCCGGTTCCAGCAGTCAGCTCCGCAGCGGGACGGCCGTGATGTTTCTTGGCGGATCTGCGGACGCGATTGCTGCGGCGTCGCCGTTGCTGGCGGCTGTCGCCGAACGACGGTTTCACCTTGGCGACGCGGGAGCGGCCTCGCGATTCAAGCTGGTTCACAATCTGGTGCTGGGTTTGCACCGAGCCGTGCTGGCGGAAGGGCTGACGTTCGGCGAAGCACTGGGATTCGCTCCCTCGCAGGTGCTGGAGATTCTGCGGCAGACTCCGGCGGCGTCGGCGGTCATGGAATCCAAGGGCCGTAAAATGGTTGAACGCGACTTTGAGGCTCAGGCAAGACTTTCGCAGCACCTGAAAGACGTTCGGCTGATTCTATCCGAAGCAGGAAAGTACGACGCGGCGACACCGCTCAGCGAACGGCATCGCGAACTGCTGGACCGAGCTGTGGAACTCGGCTACGGTGACGCGGACAACAGTGCCGTGATCGAAGCGTTCCGAAGTCGGTCGAGCGAGAGGCACCGATTGACATAG
- a CDS encoding 4a-hydroxytetrahydrobiopterin dehydratase, translated as MKEVATAESLRTGKCVPCEGGVPKLTVDEAARQLQELSGWKLLAGPDRIAKSWTVRNFMAGMRFFEEVAEVAESQGHHPDLHLTGYRNLTIEIWTHAIGGLSLNDFILAARIDDLPIDLKNP; from the coding sequence ATGAAAGAAGTAGCCACCGCCGAATCGCTGCGCACCGGAAAGTGTGTTCCCTGCGAAGGAGGCGTGCCGAAGCTGACAGTCGACGAAGCCGCAAGACAGTTACAGGAATTGTCCGGCTGGAAACTGCTGGCCGGTCCGGATCGGATTGCGAAGTCCTGGACGGTCAGAAATTTCATGGCGGGAATGAGGTTCTTCGAGGAGGTCGCCGAAGTGGCCGAATCGCAGGGACACCATCCCGATCTGCATCTGACCGGATATCGCAACCTGACGATCGAAATCTGGACGCACGCCATCGGCGGCCTGTCGCTGAACGACTTTATTCTGGCCGCCAGGATTGACGACCTGCCGATTGACCTTAAGAACCCCTGA